In Rhineura floridana isolate rRhiFlo1 chromosome 6, rRhiFlo1.hap2, whole genome shotgun sequence, one genomic interval encodes:
- the MFSD14A gene encoding hippocampus abundant transcript 1 protein isoform X2 codes for MVLHETFPKHTFLMNGLIQGVKGLLSFLSAPLIGALSDVWGRKSFLLLTVFFTCAPIPLMKISPWWYFAVISVSGVFAVTFSVVFAYVADITQEHERSMAYGLVSATFAASLVTSPAIGAYLGRVYGDSLVVVLATAIALLDICFILVAVPESLPEKMRPASWGAPISWEQADPFASLKKVGQDSIVLLICITVFLSYLPEAGQYSSFFLYLRQIMRFSPESVTAFIAVLGILSIVAQTIVLSLLMRSIGNKNTILLGLGFQILQLAWYGFGSEPWMMWAAGAVAAMSSITFPAVSALVSRTADADQQGVVQGMITGIRGLCNGLGPALYGFIFYIFHVELNEVSVTQNDLEDNIATQHHSQQNAIIPGPPFLFGACSVLLALLVALFIPEHTNLNVRSSNWKKHCGGHGHPHSPQAPGEAKEPLLQDTNV; via the exons ATG GTTTTGCATGAAACCTTCCCCAAACATACCTTTTTAATGAATGGCCTAATTCAAGGAGTAAAG GGTTTATTGTCTTTCCTGAGCGCTCCTCTGATCGGGGCTCTGTCTGATGTTTGGGGCCGAAAATCCTTCCTCCTGTTAACAGTATTTTTTACTTGTGCTCCAATTCCTCTGATGAAAATCAGCCCATG GTGGTACTTTGCTGTTATCTCTGTCTCTGGAGTCTTTGCAgtgaccttctcagtggtgtttGCTTATGTAGCAGATATAACCCAAGAACATGAAAGAAGCATGGCCTATGGCTTG GTTTCAGCAACTTTTGCTGCAAGTTTAGTTACCAGCCCTGCCATTGGTGCCTACCTTGGTCGAGTGTATGGAGACAGTCTGGTTGTGGTCCTAGCGACAGCTATTGCATTGTTGGATATTTGCTTTATCCTTGTTGCTGTACCTGAATCATTGCCAGAAAAGATGCGGCCTGCATCATGGGGAGCACCCATTTCTTGGGAACAAGCTGATCCGTTTGCG TCATTGAAGAAAGTTGGCCAAGATTCCATAGTGCTGCTAATCTGCATAACAGTCTTTCTTTCATACCTCCCTGAGGCAGGACAGTATTCCAGCTTCTTCTTGTACCTCAGACAA aTAATGAGATTTTCACCAGAAAGTGTTACAGCATTTATAGCAGTCCTTGGGATTCTCTCCATTGTTGCCCAG ACAATAGTTTTAAGTTTACTTATGAGGTCAATTGGAAACAAAAACACCATCCTGTTGGGCCTGGGatttcaaatactgcagcttgcaTGGTATGGCTTTGGCTCAGAACCTTG GATGATGTGGGCAGCAGGGGCTGTTGCAGCCATGTCTAGCATTACGTTTCCAGCCGTTAGTGCACTTGTTTCGCGAACTGCCGATGCTGATCAGCAGG GTGTCGTTCAAGGAATGATAACGGGTATTAGAGGACTCTGTAATGGCTTAGGACCAGCACTTTATGGTTTTATATTCTACATTTTCCATGTAGAATTGAATGAAGTTTCAGTGACTCAAAATGACCTAGAAGATAACATAGCCACACAGCACCATTCGCAACAG AACGCCATCATTCCTGGTCCCCCGTTCTTGTTTGGGGCATGCTCTGTATTACTGGCTCTGCTGGTTGCCTTGTTTATTCCTGAACATACCAACTTAAATGTTCGATCAAGCAACTGGAAAAAACACTGCGGTGGCCATGGCCATCCACACAGTCCACAAGCCCCTGGGGAGGCCAAGGAACCTTTATTACAAGACACAAATGTATGA
- the LOC133387930 gene encoding uncharacterized protein LOC133387930, with protein sequence MMAEQPETTQATKPIQQPVTNQMTKPKPPKAVKHKHSKAVAKTKHLSHSTIKRPRYVSVPVPEDSNHAQLTTLFHSPAASSDEEDFPGFPVQPMSSQPRACSSSLPVGPSTVPPIQEQPSTSPGLQLSHEFITQLQGMLSFFTQGQSSSQPPAIPQHSGVESVHSETNPSGSPDPFDVTRGRFVDDASFDAEPAFALQDQADEWSDHLEPEPETSYRLFDSSDYQPLARRVLNALGLQSTPTAASTPALKGARVLKSPTPAENFLPVPDPIAKLAKDEWSHPLQARRFNNIADRLYPLAPDFSTRLAVPNIDEPISSLVSRSLLPREGDSHLKDATERRLDFALRKTHEAIAFSMRASTFASIFTRAAMMWLDDLIEDHNPDPASLRRSLLKLRKTAAFVADATLDANQLAARALAAQIVARWTLWLRHWQADSTARVNLSRAPYAGSLLFGEEALRAVLVDPKDTRKPVLATVKNVERRPFRRFASYRTSQPFRGTRPGGRGRDFPAFDFRSTRGGWNRRFPSRGPRLASQLRQKPSTTNPTPAASRGNVRHTASDCIPVPRSHHRYHRHRKVSDAQIFCRCHASSQGSRNVGIHHPYCAMGSGTYVPATVGPVAIPTRHCQLKPSSNPPESHTALVFPLVDKGTTSHPRHSVQRTPPDCHYHRCQSPGLGSPLQLPVRSGSLEHSRTNSKHQLAGTKGCPLSSASFSVSLPLGPYPHSNRQHVCQISFKQTGRHQVQTSTEPSFHHIRLGRTTSAIPQSRTSQRNLEFHSRLAQQTTSLSGRMETSSDCVPSSPASIRSLLSRPLCFQSQLPATSLDTWTRQRKRWMLCHCRGQRDYYTPSLQYHY encoded by the exons atgatggcagaacagccagagacaacccaggcaaccaagccgaTACAACAGCCTGTGACAAACCAGATGACCAAGCCTAAACCtcctaaggcggtcaaacataagcactctaaagcggttgccaaaaccaaacatcttagccacagcacaatcaagcggccccgctatgtctctgttccagtgccagaggactcaaatcatgcacagttaactactctctttcattctcctgcggcttcctctgatgaggaggactttcctggatttcctgtacaGCCAATGTCCAGCCAACCCAGAGCTTGCTCTTCTTCACTACCTGTGGGGCCGTCTACAGTtccgcctatccaagagcaaccaTCTACATCTCCGGGACTACAGCTTTCCCACGAGTTCAttacacaacttcagggcatgctgtccttTTTTACTCAGGGTCAATCATCTTCACAACCTCCCGCTATCCCTCAACACAGCGGGGTTGAAAGTGTACACAGTGAGACAAACCCATCAGGTTCTCCAGACCCATTTGACGTTACCAGGGGCAGGTTCGTTGATGACGCCTCTTTTGATGCAGAGCCCGCATTCGCGCTGCAAGACCAAGCAGACGAGTGGAGTGACCATTTGGAACCAGAGCCAGAAACCTCCTATCGCCTCTTCGACTCTTCAGATTACCAGCCCCTGGCGCGCAGAGTCTTGAACGCCCTTGGTCTTCAATCcactccaactgcagcttccactcccgctttaaaaggggccagggtcttgaaatcccctacgccagctgaaaacttcctccctgtcccagaccccatcgctaaactggccaaggacgaatggtcccaccccttacaggcacgccgatttaataacattgcggacagactttatcctttggccccggacttttCTACCAGACTGGCTGTCCCTAACATCGACGAGCCTatttccagtttagtttccaggtccctcttgccgagggaaggggactctcatctaaaggatgccactgaacgGAGACTGGACTTTGCTTTACGCAAGACCCATGAGGCCATCGCCTTTTCCATGCGTGCATCCACATTTGCCTCTATTTtcaccagggcagcgatgatgtggttagaCGACCTCATCGAGGACCACAATCCAGATCCTGCCTCCCTGCGCAGATCGCTACTAAAACTGCgtaaaacagctgctttcgtggccgacgccaccttggacgcgaatcaACTAGCAGCACGCGCCCTGGCGGCTCAGATCGTTGCCAgatggaccctctggcttcgtcactggcaggctgactctactgccagagttaatctttCACGAGCACCTTATGCAGGCTCATTACTTTTCGGGGAAGAGGCATTAAGGGCAGTGCTTGTcgaccctaaggacactcgaaagcctgtcttggccaccgtcAAAAACGTCGAGCGCAGACCCTTTAGGCGTTTCGCTTCATATCGCACGTCTCAGCCCTTTCGGGGAACccggcccgggggacgaggccgtGACTTCCCAGCATTTGACTTCCGCTccaccagaggaggctggaatagacgtttccccagtagag GcccacggctggctagtcaacttcgacaaaagccatctacaaccaacccaacgcctgcagcatctaggggcaatgttagacACACTGCAAGCGACTGTATTCCTGTCCCCAGATCGCATCaccgctatcacagacatcgcaaggtctctgatgcacaaatcttctgcagatgtcatgcttctagccagggctctcggaatgttggtatccaccatccatattgtgccatgggctcgggcACATACGTgccagctacagtgggccctgttgccattccaacacgacattgccaaCTCAAACCATCGAGCAATCCCCCTGAGTCCCACACTGCGCTTGTCtttccgctggtggacaagggtacaacatctcacccaaggcactccgttcagagaaccccaccggactgtcattaccaccgatgccagtctcctgggttggggagcccactgcaactcccagttcgttcagggagtttggaacacagcagaacaaactcaaaacatcaactggctggaacgaaaggctgtccacttagctctgcttcattttcagtctctcttccacttggaccatatcctcattcgaacagacaacacgtgtgccaaatctcatttaaacagacagggaggcaccagGTCCAGACCTCTACAGAGCCTAGCTTCcatcatattcgactgggcagaacaacatctgcaatccctcaaagcagaacatctcagaggaatttggaatttcacagcagactggctcagcagacaacaagtctttccgggagaatggaaacttcatccgactgtgttccatcttctccagcgtcgattcggtcccttctcagtcgacctctttgcttccagtcgcaattgccagctacttcgctcgatacctggacacgacagcggaagcggtggatgctctgtcattgCCGTGGCCAGAGGGACTAttatacgccttccctccaataccactattag
- the MFSD14A gene encoding hippocampus abundant transcript 1 protein isoform X3, translated as MKITLQGLLSFLSAPLIGALSDVWGRKSFLLLTVFFTCAPIPLMKISPWWYFAVISVSGVFAVTFSVVFAYVADITQEHERSMAYGLVSATFAASLVTSPAIGAYLGRVYGDSLVVVLATAIALLDICFILVAVPESLPEKMRPASWGAPISWEQADPFASLKKVGQDSIVLLICITVFLSYLPEAGQYSSFFLYLRQIMRFSPESVTAFIAVLGILSIVAQTIVLSLLMRSIGNKNTILLGLGFQILQLAWYGFGSEPWMMWAAGAVAAMSSITFPAVSALVSRTADADQQGVVQGMITGIRGLCNGLGPALYGFIFYIFHVELNEVSVTQNDLEDNIATQHHSQQNAIIPGPPFLFGACSVLLALLVALFIPEHTNLNVRSSNWKKHCGGHGHPHSPQAPGEAKEPLLQDTNV; from the exons atgaaaatcacccttcag GGTTTATTGTCTTTCCTGAGCGCTCCTCTGATCGGGGCTCTGTCTGATGTTTGGGGCCGAAAATCCTTCCTCCTGTTAACAGTATTTTTTACTTGTGCTCCAATTCCTCTGATGAAAATCAGCCCATG GTGGTACTTTGCTGTTATCTCTGTCTCTGGAGTCTTTGCAgtgaccttctcagtggtgtttGCTTATGTAGCAGATATAACCCAAGAACATGAAAGAAGCATGGCCTATGGCTTG GTTTCAGCAACTTTTGCTGCAAGTTTAGTTACCAGCCCTGCCATTGGTGCCTACCTTGGTCGAGTGTATGGAGACAGTCTGGTTGTGGTCCTAGCGACAGCTATTGCATTGTTGGATATTTGCTTTATCCTTGTTGCTGTACCTGAATCATTGCCAGAAAAGATGCGGCCTGCATCATGGGGAGCACCCATTTCTTGGGAACAAGCTGATCCGTTTGCG TCATTGAAGAAAGTTGGCCAAGATTCCATAGTGCTGCTAATCTGCATAACAGTCTTTCTTTCATACCTCCCTGAGGCAGGACAGTATTCCAGCTTCTTCTTGTACCTCAGACAA aTAATGAGATTTTCACCAGAAAGTGTTACAGCATTTATAGCAGTCCTTGGGATTCTCTCCATTGTTGCCCAG ACAATAGTTTTAAGTTTACTTATGAGGTCAATTGGAAACAAAAACACCATCCTGTTGGGCCTGGGatttcaaatactgcagcttgcaTGGTATGGCTTTGGCTCAGAACCTTG GATGATGTGGGCAGCAGGGGCTGTTGCAGCCATGTCTAGCATTACGTTTCCAGCCGTTAGTGCACTTGTTTCGCGAACTGCCGATGCTGATCAGCAGG GTGTCGTTCAAGGAATGATAACGGGTATTAGAGGACTCTGTAATGGCTTAGGACCAGCACTTTATGGTTTTATATTCTACATTTTCCATGTAGAATTGAATGAAGTTTCAGTGACTCAAAATGACCTAGAAGATAACATAGCCACACAGCACCATTCGCAACAG AACGCCATCATTCCTGGTCCCCCGTTCTTGTTTGGGGCATGCTCTGTATTACTGGCTCTGCTGGTTGCCTTGTTTATTCCTGAACATACCAACTTAAATGTTCGATCAAGCAACTGGAAAAAACACTGCGGTGGCCATGGCCATCCACACAGTCCACAAGCCCCTGGGGAGGCCAAGGAACCTTTATTACAAGACACAAATGTATGA
- the MFSD14A gene encoding hippocampus abundant transcript 1 protein isoform X1, with protein sequence MTQAGKKKKRAANRSILLAKKIIIKDGGTPQGIGSPSVYHAVIVIFLEFFAWGLLTAPTLMVLHETFPKHTFLMNGLIQGVKGLLSFLSAPLIGALSDVWGRKSFLLLTVFFTCAPIPLMKISPWWYFAVISVSGVFAVTFSVVFAYVADITQEHERSMAYGLVSATFAASLVTSPAIGAYLGRVYGDSLVVVLATAIALLDICFILVAVPESLPEKMRPASWGAPISWEQADPFASLKKVGQDSIVLLICITVFLSYLPEAGQYSSFFLYLRQIMRFSPESVTAFIAVLGILSIVAQTIVLSLLMRSIGNKNTILLGLGFQILQLAWYGFGSEPWMMWAAGAVAAMSSITFPAVSALVSRTADADQQGVVQGMITGIRGLCNGLGPALYGFIFYIFHVELNEVSVTQNDLEDNIATQHHSQQNAIIPGPPFLFGACSVLLALLVALFIPEHTNLNVRSSNWKKHCGGHGHPHSPQAPGEAKEPLLQDTNV encoded by the exons ATGACCCAAgcggggaagaagaagaaaagggcgGCCAACCGCAGCATCCTGCTGGCCAAGAAGATCATCATTAAGGACGGCGGCACG CCTCAAGGAATAGGCTCGCCTAGTGTTTATCATGCTGTGATAGTtatatttttggaattttttgctTGGGGACTACTGACAGCACCTACCTTAATG GTTTTGCATGAAACCTTCCCCAAACATACCTTTTTAATGAATGGCCTAATTCAAGGAGTAAAG GGTTTATTGTCTTTCCTGAGCGCTCCTCTGATCGGGGCTCTGTCTGATGTTTGGGGCCGAAAATCCTTCCTCCTGTTAACAGTATTTTTTACTTGTGCTCCAATTCCTCTGATGAAAATCAGCCCATG GTGGTACTTTGCTGTTATCTCTGTCTCTGGAGTCTTTGCAgtgaccttctcagtggtgtttGCTTATGTAGCAGATATAACCCAAGAACATGAAAGAAGCATGGCCTATGGCTTG GTTTCAGCAACTTTTGCTGCAAGTTTAGTTACCAGCCCTGCCATTGGTGCCTACCTTGGTCGAGTGTATGGAGACAGTCTGGTTGTGGTCCTAGCGACAGCTATTGCATTGTTGGATATTTGCTTTATCCTTGTTGCTGTACCTGAATCATTGCCAGAAAAGATGCGGCCTGCATCATGGGGAGCACCCATTTCTTGGGAACAAGCTGATCCGTTTGCG TCATTGAAGAAAGTTGGCCAAGATTCCATAGTGCTGCTAATCTGCATAACAGTCTTTCTTTCATACCTCCCTGAGGCAGGACAGTATTCCAGCTTCTTCTTGTACCTCAGACAA aTAATGAGATTTTCACCAGAAAGTGTTACAGCATTTATAGCAGTCCTTGGGATTCTCTCCATTGTTGCCCAG ACAATAGTTTTAAGTTTACTTATGAGGTCAATTGGAAACAAAAACACCATCCTGTTGGGCCTGGGatttcaaatactgcagcttgcaTGGTATGGCTTTGGCTCAGAACCTTG GATGATGTGGGCAGCAGGGGCTGTTGCAGCCATGTCTAGCATTACGTTTCCAGCCGTTAGTGCACTTGTTTCGCGAACTGCCGATGCTGATCAGCAGG GTGTCGTTCAAGGAATGATAACGGGTATTAGAGGACTCTGTAATGGCTTAGGACCAGCACTTTATGGTTTTATATTCTACATTTTCCATGTAGAATTGAATGAAGTTTCAGTGACTCAAAATGACCTAGAAGATAACATAGCCACACAGCACCATTCGCAACAG AACGCCATCATTCCTGGTCCCCCGTTCTTGTTTGGGGCATGCTCTGTATTACTGGCTCTGCTGGTTGCCTTGTTTATTCCTGAACATACCAACTTAAATGTTCGATCAAGCAACTGGAAAAAACACTGCGGTGGCCATGGCCATCCACACAGTCCACAAGCCCCTGGGGAGGCCAAGGAACCTTTATTACAAGACACAAATGTATGA